A region from the Tachysurus vachellii isolate PV-2020 chromosome 25, HZAU_Pvac_v1, whole genome shotgun sequence genome encodes:
- the skida1 gene encoding SKI/DACH domain-containing protein 1, giving the protein MGDLEFGFEEMQGVKLGYLVIKGKQMFALSQVFTDLLKNIPRTTVHKRMDHLNVKKHHCDLEELRKLKAINSVAFHAAKCTLISREDVEALYFSCKTERVLKSNKRRTKTKAEELNRDEEHSPDNRNSFWKKKLWLSFRGVSPTLALRNKAVRPELSSNLPQIYSKSIYQDFQPVTATACRAFRNYETVQIPGKCVEFNEKRSFFRSGEVVKRKPAVSAISAPSDSELLYKRKRRCERHFRGRKRHYRQVLLVPKCCKPKACLSNGSLSHFHSNRELYLESRHFQESCSSDTECSSANDSDFGSSLSTSSSTSSSTNSGTTDDEEEDSFSGSSEESTDGESSSQSDSSSVSSRVSVQSIRFRRARFTSLNAKTPLVLQPTFHYRSNFQPKHGGLHGSAAALDFEKGRKKTTLDITDWKQRRRESDDWDCGKKMCTVENSFSGLESVVAPQSVDFTNEPKTTELISGRNKYVSFPSCADGKVFPQQRTSGYQATLAHCNQDKDTAVSTAHDSNFSEGAYFKKDAKTVICLKQPSPLKTVKTETEEFTTIPNLDTTRDTKPNHVKIKVEDTFDEYEYATQDHGHQYKDKYEENDAVGLCISADTAETDRGKDGRQTFPPPSKQEPSSTLNTQGDYKNGARVRKSYRTPVCGKKTENVVKTNAKVDRSPKPAGKCVSKRTAQHAPSLKTTFNFMANFPCPPSLIIGSDGDLSPAYSLTSFRTNQVPHPSHPVWTWQLGTSVIPPHLNQRFRKTTA; this is encoded by the coding sequence ATGGGAGACTTGGAGTTTGGCTTCGAGGAAATGCAGGGTGTAAAGCTCGGGTATTTGGTCATTAAAGGCAAGCAGATGTTTGCCCTTTCCCAGGTCTTCACCGACCTCTTAAAAAACATCCCGCGGACTACAGTGCACAAACGGATGGATCACCTGAACGTGAAAAAGCATCACTGTGATCTGGAGGAGCTGCGAAAGCTCAAAGCAATAAACTCGGTGGCTTTCCATGCAGCCAAATGCACTCTGATCTCCAGAGAAGACGTGGAGGCTCTTTATTTCTCCTGCAAAACGGAGCGCGTGCTGAAATCCAACAAAAGGAGAACGAAGACAAAAGCAGAGGAACTTAACCGAGATGAAGAACATTCCCCCGACAACAGGAACAGCTTTTGGAAAAAGAAACTTTGGCTGAGTTTTCGCGGTGTGTCGCCGACTCTGGCTCTTCGAAACAAAGCTGTCAGACCGGAGCTCTCGTCTAATCTACCTCAAATTTACAGCAAATCCATTTACCAGGACTTTCAACCAGTAACAGCGACTGCATGTAGAGCCTTCAGAAACTATGAAACAGTACAAATACCCGGAAAATGTGTGGAGTTTAATGAGAAACGCTCGTTTTTTCGAAGCGGCGAGGTCGTAAAGCGAAAGCCGGCTGTGTCCGCCATTTCGGCTCCGTCCGACTCGGAGCtgctttacaaaagaaaaaggaggTGCGAGAGACACTTCAGGGGCAGAAAACGACACTACCGGCAGGTTTTGCTCGTTCCTAAGTGCTGCAAACCAAAAGCATGTCTATCTAACGGATCTTTGAGCCATTTTCACTCGAATCGTGAGCTCTACTTGGAGTCCCGGCATTTTCAGGAGAGCTGCAGTAGCGACACCGAGTGCAGCTCCGCCAACGACTCGGACTTTGGCTCAAGTTTGTCCACCAGCAGTAGCACTAGTAGCTCCACCAACTCTGGAACCACGGACGACGAGGAGGAAGACTCTTTTTCCGGTTCATCAGAAGAAAGCACTGATGGAGAGAGCTCGTCTCAATCCGATTCGAGCTCCGTGTCCAGTCGAGTTTCGGTGCAGAGCATCAGATTCAGGCGCGCGCGCTTCACAAGCCTTAATGCAAAAACGCCTCTGGTTTTGCAGCCTACTTTCCATTACAGGTCTAATTTTCAGCCCAAACATGGAGGTCTGCATGGAAGTGCTGCAGCTTTGGACTttgagaaagggagaaaaaaaactactttGGATATTACCGACTGGAAGCAGCGACGCAGGGAATCTGATGACTGGgactgtgggaaaaaaatgtgcACGGTAGAGAATAGCTTCTCAGGCCTGGAAAGCGTCGTGGCTCCTCAATCGGTAGACTTTACAAACGAGCCAAAGACAACCGAGCTTATAAGTGGTAGAAATAAATACGTAAGTTTTCCATCCTGTGCAGATGGAAAGGTGTTTCCCCAACAAAGAACATCAGGATATCAAGCCACATTGGCACACTGCAATCAGGACAAAGACACTGCCGTTTCTACGGCTCACGATAGCAATTTTTCCGAAGGTGCATATTTCAAAAAAGATGCAAAAACAGTCATCTGCCTCAAGCAACCGTCACCTCTCAAAACAGTAAAGACTGAGACTGAGGAATTCACAACAATCCCAAACTTAGACACTACAAGAGATACGAAACCAAACCACGTGAAAATTAAAGTGGAAGACACTTTCGACGAGTATGAATATGCAACCCAAGATCATGGTCACCAGTACAAAGATAAATACGAAGAAAATGATGCAGTCGGTTTGTGTATCAGTGCTGATACTGCAGAAACAGATCGTGGAAAAGATGGCAGACAAACATTTCCCCCTCCTTCTAAACAGGAACCAAGCAGCACTTTAAACACTCAAGGGGATTACAAAAACGGTGCAAGGGTCAGGAAAAGCTACCGGACTCCAGTTTgtggaaaaaagacagaaaatgtaGTAAAGACAAATGCGAAGGTGGACAGGAGTCCTAAACCTGCTGGCAAATGTGTGAGCAAACGAACTGCCCAACATGCACCCTCTTTGAAAACAACTTTTAACTTCATGGCGAATTTTCCATGCCCTCCGTCTCTGATCATTGGTAGTGATGGAGATTTGAGTCCTGCTTACTCTTTAACCTCTTTCAGGACTAACCAGGTGCCTCATCCTTCTCATCCGGTCTGGACATGGCAGCTCGGCACTTCTGTTATACCTCCCCACCTAAACCAGAGATTCAGGAAAACAACAGCATAA